The Erigeron canadensis isolate Cc75 chromosome 4, C_canadensis_v1, whole genome shotgun sequence genome window below encodes:
- the LOC122597449 gene encoding pelargonidin 3-O-(6-caffeoylglucoside) 5-O-(6-O-malonylglucoside) 4'''-malonyltransferase-like: MEIKIQSTRFIKPSKSTPENRRYFKLSLLDQLAPSAYINLIFFYKASGGVNISDRVGQLVKSLSEVLTSFYPLAGRITEDGLAVDCSDQGVEYFETRVSARLDEFLAHGSKMDHVHRLVATPDQVRNTLVIIQVNVFDCGSLVIGVSASHKVTDACNLVRFINAWASTNRTRPSNGPFSPSFDNLDSLFRPRENLSNEHSPVSVELENITVTKRFVFDRTAIRKLRSKTGLENSTKHSRVTLVASLVWKALILIDKVNCGRFRDCLLAPAMNLRGKVGSPISESSFGNVWAPYPIRLLQKEMEPKFVDLVSMIEDTTKSIIAWLATASGEEICKHAMASYAKVNEELKHNKFCMFTSWCRFPIYEADFGWGKPDWARALERSLELVTLMDDKHGDAIEAWVSLNEKDMYVFEQDRDILAFTTSTISEVA; encoded by the coding sequence ATGGAGATTAAGATTCAATCCACAAGGTTCATAAAACCATCAAAGTCAACGCCAGAAAATAGACGCTACTTCAAGCTATCACTGCTTGATCAACTTGCTCCATCTGCATACATAAATCTAATCTTCTTCTACAAAGCCAGTGGTGGGGTCAATATTTCAGATAGAGTTGGTCAACTGGTCAAGTCTTTGTCAGAGGTGCTGACTTCATTCTACCCGCTAGCTGGAAGAATCACAGAAGATGGGTTAGCAGTTGATTGTAGTGATCAAGGTGTTGAATATTTTGAGACTCGAGTCAGTGCAAGACTGGATGAGTTTCTGGCACATGGTTCAAAGATGGACCATGTTCATCGACTTGTAGCCACACCAGATCAAGTTAGAAACACGTTGGTAATCATTCAGGTGAATGTATTTGATTGTGGCTCACTTGTTATAGGTGTGAGTGCTTCACACAAGGTTACTGATGCATGCAACCTGGTTAGGTTCATCAATGCATGGGCTAGCACAAACCGCACAAGGCCCAGCAACGGCCCCTTTTCTCCttcttttgataatttggatTCTCTCTTTCGGCCAAGGGAAAATTTATCAAATGAACACTCACCAGTATCAGTTGAACTAGAAAACATAACAGTGACAAAAAGATTTGTGTTTGACAGGACTGCGATAAGAAAGCTAAGATCAAAAACAGGTCTGGAAAATAGTACTAAACACAGTCGAGTAACATTGGTAGCTTCTTTAGTATGGAAGGCTCTTATCTTAATTGACAAAGTTAATTGTGGAAGATTCAGGGACTGTTTGTTGGCTCCTGCAATGAATCTTAGAGGAAAGGTAGGTTCGCCGATATCAGAAAGCTCGTTTGGGAACGTATGGGCTCCTTATCCAATCCGTTTGCTGCAAAAAGAAATGGAACCCAAGTTTGTTGATCTTGTTTCCATGATAGAAGATACAACAAAAAGCATTATCGCTTGGCTTGCAACAGCAAGTGGTGAAGAGATATGCAAACATGCAATGGCTTCTTATGCCAAAGTAAACGAAGAATTGAAGCACAACAAGTTTTGCATGTTTACAAGTTGGTGTCGGTTTCCTATATACGAGGCTGATTTTGGTTGGGGTAAGCCTGACTGGGCAAGAGCCCTTGAAAGGTCGCTTGAGCTGGTAACATTAATGGATGACAAACATGGGGATGCAATTGAAGCATGGGTGAGTTTGAATGAGAAAGATATGTATGTGTTTGAACAAGATCGTGACATCTTAGCCTTTACCACTTCGACCATCTCAGAGGTGGCCTAG
- the LOC122598635 gene encoding uncharacterized protein LOC122598635: MFSVWKQKWDNMLRLEGKVEEVVREAEEVAEVVEKVASKTEKLSAEVAEKLDNGELKHAALIVEHASSVIAKEAQITESFIHKVGHLKQDLMDLETMVEPVIDKFEHKK, encoded by the exons ATGTTCTCAGTTTGGAAACAAAAGTGGGACAACATGCTAAGGCTTGAAG GTAAGGTAGAAGAGGTTGTTAGAGAAGCAGAGGAAGTGGCTGAGGTTGTTGAAAAGGTTGCGTCTAAAACAGAAAAACTATCAGCAGAAGTTGCAGAGAAGCTAGACAATGGTGAACTGAAACACGCCGCTCTAATAGTTGAACATGCATCTAGCGTGATTGCTAAAGAAGCTCAAATAACTGAAAGTTTCATCCATAAG GTAGGTCATCTCAAGCAAGACCTCATGGACTTGGAGACCATGGTAGAACCTGTCATTGATAAATTTGAACACAAGAAGTAG
- the LOC122596703 gene encoding RING-H2 finger protein ATL54-like, whose product MTTHRKMIEYPVNATEAAILCSFQCDPIQNPSYDCMPICSDICPKNCYTSPAISPPYDGGYIYTTPPKHHHVSLSLPLKISLFILVITFSLFLLYTLYKFYTVWYRARFRRSPSSPENQETHEEFVDHDIVDHPIWYIRTIGLNPSVISAITVVKYKKTEEIIDGTSCSVCLSDFQENEALRLLPKCNHAFHISCIDTWLRSHTNCPLCRAGIVKNVTNNNNSLSLDENLGGSGTGEEARVEISVREDGEVEEGQRVVDGDDQRLDLRIRVDNDDENNKADGSSGTSEILIIRRSVSLNDYAACRVRNDVLNHNNYYSDRHDVQIRSLDGGNMGFDVVKVEQTPNNRGN is encoded by the coding sequence atgaCAACTCATCGGAAAATGATCGAATATCCGGTAAACGCCACCGAAGCCGCCATATTATGCTCTTTCCAATGCGACCCAATACAAAATCCATCATATGATTGCATGCCCATTTGCTCAGATATATGTCCGAAAAATTGTTACACTTCTCCGGCGATATCGCCGCCGTACGACGGtggatatatatacacaacaccACCAAAACACCACCATGTATCTCTAAGTTTACCGCTCAAAATATCACTTTTTATACTTGTTATAACGTTCTCTTTATTCTTGCTTTACACCCTTTACAAGTTTTACACTGTTTGGTACAGAGCAAGATTCCGGCGATCACCTTCTTCGCCGGAAAATCAAGAAACTCATGAAGAATTCGTTGATCATGATATTGTTGATCATCCTATTTGGTATATTAGAACTATAGGTTTAAATCCTTCAGTTATAAGTGCAATAACTGTGGTTAAGTATAAAAAAACCGAAGAAATTATAGACGGCACGTCGTGTTCTGTTTGTTTAAGTGATTTTCAAGAAAATGAAGCACTTAGATTATTGCCAAAATGTAACCATGCATTTCATATATCTTGTATTGATACTTGGCTTAGATCACATACAAATTGTCCTTTATGTAGAGCTGGGATTGTTAAGAATGTAACGAATAATAATAACTCGTTGTCTTTAGACGAAAACTTGGGTGGTTCGGGTACAGGGGAAGAAGCCCGAGTTGAGATTTCGGTTAGGGAGGATGGTGAGGTGGAGGAAGGACAAAGGGTGGTTGATGGTGATGATCAAAGATTGGATTTGAGAATTCGggttgataatgatgatgaaaataataAGGCAGATGGTTCGAGTGGGACTagtgaaatcttgatcattagaaGATCGGTTTCTTTGAATGATTATGCAGCTTGCAGGGTTAGAAATGATGTACTTAATCATAATAACTATTATTCGGATCGTCACGATGTTCAAATCCGTTCGCTTGATGGTGGTAATATGGGATTTGATGTGGTCAAAGTTGAGCAAACACCAAATAATCGAGGTAATTAG
- the LOC122595080 gene encoding 2-oxoglutarate-dependent dioxygenase 19-like: protein MVVNLKMECVQALAKSPTLNSIPTKYAYFKNRKESAALDYENPIPIVDFSLLTSPDPNLRSKGIQELDKACQEWGCFQLINHGVPETLMKTVIEKSNEFFNLTNQEKKEYEEKGVLDPIRYGTSVNSKTDQVLYWRDFLKIIAHPKFHCPNKPLGLSEILLEYSQKTREIARGLLGGISSSLGLDQIYLENSLQLESGLQICIVNFYPPCPQPELAIGLPPHTDHGLFTLVVNNGVSGLQLKHKGEWINVNNTLPNSILVNTADQLEIFSNGKYKSVEHRAVVNNEVSRTSIAVLNGPSLETEVKPASKLVDEERCRAAYVPMVYKEYLEIQQSKYVDGKPFLDSLRL, encoded by the exons ATGGTCGTGAACTTGAAGATGGAATGTGTTCAAGCATTAGCCAAATCTCCTACACTCAACTCAATTCCCACTAAATACGCCTACTTCAAAAACCGTAAAGAGTCAGCAGCTTTAGATTACGAAAATCCAATTCCTATCGTTGATTTTTCGTTACTCACATCCCCTGACCCAAATCTACGGTCCAAAGGTATCCAGGAGCTCGACAAAGCATGCCAAGAATGGGGCTGTTTTCAG cTGATTAACCATGGTGTACCCGAGACTTTGATGAAGACAGTCATAGAAAAATCGAATGAGTTTTTCAACTTGACAaaccaagaaaagaaagaatatgAGGAAAAGGGTGTTCTTGACCCAATCAGATATGGAACAAGTGTTAATTCGAAAACGGATCAAGTCTTGTACTGGAGGGATTTCCTGAAGATTATTGCACACCCCAAGTTTCACTGCCCAAACAAGCCCTTAGGTCTCAG TGAAATTCTGTTGGAGTACTCCCAAAAGACTCGAGAAATAGCAAGGGGGTTGCTAGGCGGAATATCTTCTAGCCTAGGACTCGATCAAATTTACCTAGAAAACTCTTTGCAATTAGAATCCGGTTTACAAATATGTATTGTCAATTTTTACCCTCCCTGCCCACAACCCGAACTTGCAATAGGGTTGCCTCCTCATACGGATCATGGTCTTTTCACACTCGTGGTCAACAATGGTGTAAGCGGACTTCAACTCAAGCACAAGGGAGAATGGATCAATGTAAACAATACTCTTCCTAACTCGATTCTAGTCAATACCGCTGATCAACTTGAG ATTTTTAGTAATGGAAAGTATAAGAGTGTGGAGCATCGGGCAGTTGTAAATAATGAGGTCTCAAGGACATCCATTGCTGTTTTGAATGGACCGTCGCTAGAAACAGAGGTGAAACCGGCTAGTAAGTTGGTGGACGAAGAAAGGTGTCGTGCTGCATATGTTCCAATGGTTTATAAGGAGTATCTCGAAATCCAACAAAGCAAGTATGTTGATGGAAAGCCCTTTCTGGATAGTCTTCGGTTGTGA
- the LOC122595081 gene encoding 2-oxoglutarate-dependent dioxygenase 19-like, whose protein sequence is MKFVKSLAESNDLNSIPSLYTYPTNSNEPPASDPQNSIPTIDFSLLTSSDPYLRSQALQELDTACKDWGFFQVINHGVPETLMNMVLEKSREFFNLTDEEKKDFEERDVWDPIRYGTSFNSKKDEVFYWRDFLKIVVHPEFNCPNKPLGFREVLLEYSKRTRELARGLLSAISASLGLDPSYVEKALDIDSGLQIFVVNFYPPCPQPDLAMGLPPHSDHGLFTLLINNGVSGLQIKHKGKWLNVNSTLPNSFLVNTGDHLEIFSNGKYKSVEHRAVVNNSVTRMSVVLANGPSLDAYVSPAYSLLDEEMCPAAYVPMKYKDYLEMQQGNHLVGKTCLDRVRI, encoded by the exons ATGAAATTTGTTAAATCATTAGCCGAATCAAATGatctgaattccattccttcttTATACACATACCCAACAAACTCTAATGAGCCACCAGCTTCAGACCCTCAAAATTCAATCCCTACGATCGATTTTTCCTTACTAACCTCGTCTGATCCTTATTTACGGTCCCAAGCGCTCCAAGAGCTTGATACCGCATGTAAGGATTGGGGATTTTTTCAG GTGATTAATCATGGTGTACCAGAGACTTTAATGAACATGGTTCTTGAAAAATCGCGTGAATTTTTCAACTTGACAGATGAAGAGAAGAAAGATTTCGAAGAAAGGGATGTTTGGGATCCAATTAGATATGGAACAAGCTTCAACTCTAAAAAGGATGAAGTTTTTTACTGGAGGGATTTTCTCAAGATCGTTGTACACCCTGAGTTTAATTGCCCGAATAAGCCTTTAGGTTTCAG GGAAGTTCTACTTGAGTACTCGAAGAGAACCAGAGAACTGGCTAGAGGTTTGCTTAGCGCAATATCAGCAAGCCTAGGACTCGACCCGTCTTACGTAGAAAAAGCTTTGGATATTGATTCCGGGTTACAGATATTTGTGGTTAATTTTTACCCACCTTGCCCACAACCCGATCTTGCAATGGGGTTGCCCCCTCATTCAGATCACGGCCTCTTCACCCTCTTAATCAACAACGGTGTAAGTGGActacaaatcaaacataaaGGGAAATGGCTTAACGTGAACAGTACTCTTCCTAACTCATTTTTAGTCAATACCGGAGACCACCTTGAG ATTTTTAGTAATGGCAAGTATAAAAGTGTTGAGCATCGTGCAGTTGTGAATAATTCGGTCACAAGGATGTCGGTAGTTTTGGCGAACGGGCCATCGTTGGACGCATATGTGAGTCCGGCTTACTCGTTGTTGGACGAAGAAATGTGTCCTGCGGCATATGTTCCGATGAAGTACAAGGACTATCTTGAAATGCAACAAGGCAACCATTTAGTTGGAAAAACTTGTTTGGACCGAGTTCGAATATGA
- the LOC122598558 gene encoding uncharacterized protein LOC122598558, protein MTVLPSQHQNTSTTTISEMSYHHKQSVTATTRSPYSFFSPKLSVYLCSICVTLFILFHIKILQTPLPSSPNSLSFLQNWQEKLTTNDDSNLCTDDLNSMGDKLRESVTFLPLKDLRFSNAALVGHTWFMSSLYDTHEEGEVQYQQFPSKSSDGRILCIKGHDNHDGSWNYYALAYPGFLPKNATFVPGRTFVAYNHYDFGNIWHGLSALVPFVAWHLKSECALPARWILYHWGEVRTGMSPWLNTLMEATFGGPMNIEKYDGIGDDQSPMCYEEAVVMRHNEGGMSREKRMGVYDLIRCKVRTLCGVELDRTDGEIGMTLFMRTGPRSFRNETAVVEIFQKECNKVDNCRLTVAYSSNLTICEQVKLMGSTDILVSPHGAQLTNLFLMDRNSSVLEFFPKGWLKLAGVGQLVYQWMASWSGMKHQGAWRDPDGEHCPYPETDRRCMSIYKSGRIGYNATYFSEWASRVLDEVKKKKSEEAAKGNIIPTKCACS, encoded by the exons ATGACCGTACTGCCCTCTCAACACCAAAATACTTCCACAACCACCATTTCAGAGATGTCATACCACCACAAACAgtccgtcaccgccaccacacGTTCACCTTATTCGTTCTTCTCGCCAAAGCTATCCGTCTACCTTTGCTCCATTTGTGTCACCCTTTTCATCCTTTTCCACATCAAAATCCTCCAAACACCATTACCATCATCTCCTAATTCCCTTTCTTTCCTTCAAAATTGGCAAGAAAAACTCACAACCAACGATGATTCGAATTTGTGCACAGATGATCTCAATTCGATGGGTGACAAGCTTAGAGAATCGGTCACTTTCCTTCCGTTAAAAGACCTTAGGTTCTCCAATGCAGCCCTTGTTGGTCACACATGGTTCATGAGTTCCTTATATGACACACATGAAGAAGGTGAAGTTCAATACCAACAATTCCCTTCAAAGTCATCTGATGGGAGGATTTTATGCATTAAAGGTCATGATAATCATGATGGTTCATGGAATTACTATGCACTTGCATACCCGGGATTCCTGCCCAAAAATGCCACGTTTGTACCAGGGCGAACATTCGTGGCATATAACCATTATGATTTTGGCAATATCTGGCACGGATTGTCCGCCCTAGTCCCGTTTGTTGCGTGGCATTTAAAGAGCGAGTGTGCACTGCCTGCTCGCTGGATTTTATACCATTGGGGAGAG GTACGAACCGGGATGAGCCCGTGGTTAAACACACTTATGGAGGCGACGTTTGGGGGGCCAATGAACATTGAGAAATATGATGGCATTGGGGACGACCAGTCACCAATGTGTTACGAGGAAGCAGTGGTAATGAGGCATAATGAAGGAGGGATGTCAAGGGAGAAAAGAATGGGAGTTTATGACTTAATTCGATGCAAGGTAAGGACATTGTGTGGCGTTGAGTTGGACAGGACCGATGGCGAGATTGGGATGACGTTATTCATGAGGACGGGGCCAAGATCGTTTAGGAATGAGACCGCTGTGGTGGAGATCTTTCAGAAGGAGTGTAACAAGGTGGATAACTGCCGGTTAACCGTAGCGTACTCAAGTAATCTTACCATATGCGAACAG GTGAAGTTGATGGGTTCAACGGACATATTGGTTTCACCGCATGGTGCACAACTGACCAACCTATTCTTAATGGATAGAAATAGTAGTGTGTTAGAGTTCTTCCCCAAAGGTTGGCTAAAGTTAGCCGGAGTAGGCCAGCTGGTCTACCAATGGATGGCGAGTTGGTCTGGGATGAAGCACCAAGGTGCATGGCGTGATCCCGATGGTGAACATTGTCCTTACCCTGAAACTGACCGTCGTTGTATGTCCATCTATAAGAGTGGAAGAATTGGATACAATGCAACTTATTTTTCCGAATGGGCTTCAAGGGTTCTTGACGAAGTTAAAAAGAAGAAATCTGAAGAAGCTGCTAAAGGGAACATTATTCCTACAAAGTGTGCATGTAGCTGA
- the LOC122597450 gene encoding small glutamine-rich tetratricopeptide repeat-containing protein 2-like, translating into MVGLYYEVAAKGNLAFKAGNYTDAIGHYTESINHTPTYTVYGSRSNTYYQLGKYSNALEDAKKAVALNRNWYRGYTYLGNAHSGLRQYDEAVSAFKKGLEVDPNNEDLKSKLAHVEVVMKAQAEFDAARSCGPHLNNTGSKKDAAAADNTKKDLFGSFLNSLSASATTLKQHLIPQVINDDEDVSSVKAALSVLKRMVDDGLIVKASDLWCVATDLFEDAVKREMFICMPDDEGRIAWLKHNITKQKKDHLIAVNVGAAAGAPATAENKEGRE; encoded by the exons ATGGTGGGCTTATACTACGAAGTGGCTGCGAAAGGAAACTTAGCGTTCAAAGCCGGAAACTACACTGATGCCATCGGGCACTACACCGAGTCCATCAATCACACACCAACCTATACCGTGTATGGCAGCCGATCCAACACTTACTATCAGCTAGGAAAATATTCCAACGCCTTAGAAGACGCTAAAAAGGCTGTAGCTTTGAACCGTAACTGGTACAGGGGCTATACATATCTCGGTAATGCTCATTCCGGTTTGCGTCAATATGATGAGGCTGTTTCCGCGTTTAAGAAAGGTCTAGAAGTTGATCCAAACAACGAAGACTTGAAATCTAAACTTGCTCATGTTGAGGTTGTAATGAAGGCCCAGGCCGAGTTTGATGCAGCCCGGTCATGTGGACCCCACTTGAACAACACTGGATCAAAGAAagatgctgctgctgctgataaCACGAAAAAAGATCTTTTTGGTAGCTTTTTGAATTCGTTATCAGCGTCTGCTACGACGCTTAAACAACATTTGATTCCACAAGTtattaatgatgatgaggatgttAGTAGTGTCAAGGCGGCACTTAGTGTGCTTAAACGCATGGTGGATGATGGATTGATTGTGAAAGCCAGCGACTTATGGTGCGTTGCGACGGATTTGTTTGAAGATGCTGTAAAAAGAGAGATGTTTATATGTATGCCGGATGATGAGGGGAGGATAGCTTGGTTGAAACATAATATTACCAAGCAGAAAAAGGATCATCTTATCGCCGTAAATGTTGGTGCTGCTGCTGGTGCACCTGCTACAGCAGAAAACAAG GAAGGAAGAGAGTGA